In Streptomyces seoulensis, the following are encoded in one genomic region:
- a CDS encoding endonuclease NucS domain-containing protein, whose translation MRPPLENVLRNALVRNLELIEPGLRPVQLGEYPLPNAHGTRGSIDILARDRHQMWVVIELKRSRSSARQALHEVNKYTELLCREKNLAPDRIRAVIVAMPDDWDELLVAVSHAARDWSHDLRGYRLLLDGSGAPAGAERVELLRRAFEPRVTPIHNLFFFTSKEQRDQGWKIISKVADELGKLDLLAADLDRVAEKHYIPAPFGLYLAVGRVDEEIASEELLDGYDGPEPFAVECQAEYLALCAICNRLARSEMRGMNMESAQPGLLKNLADNPNWAIRGFRGTGAYDDTAAFEQQDLFRFLTGDERGDSQVLYTGTASPQVANRWKAFRQEIRQSLAGNHEWESLVESWLDEVSPKVGDGDIGLHVYNPCDLLQVIIHGWPDRIEELLPMVMGEAVPRHGLRSSVRGALCWNGRGMSLPDAVRLVYRDPLFLMSNTYAGTVWERDRELLDLLGLHYVLLESIGPARSEASESDEHRIWVQHQQGARVYSSASNPREYRQAFASIAADGEIVSVGQYIVRHSREAEIVAREYRAFVHAM comes from the coding sequence ATGCGACCGCCTCTTGAGAACGTTCTGCGCAATGCGCTCGTAAGGAACCTGGAGTTGATCGAGCCGGGGCTCCGTCCGGTTCAGCTCGGGGAGTACCCGCTCCCCAATGCCCATGGTACGAGGGGCAGCATCGACATCTTGGCTCGCGATCGCCATCAGATGTGGGTGGTCATAGAGCTGAAGCGGTCCCGGTCCAGTGCGCGACAGGCCCTGCACGAAGTCAACAAGTACACGGAGCTTCTCTGCCGGGAGAAGAACCTCGCGCCGGACCGTATCCGCGCCGTGATCGTGGCCATGCCGGATGACTGGGATGAGCTCCTGGTCGCTGTCAGTCACGCGGCACGTGACTGGAGCCATGATCTTCGCGGGTACCGGCTTCTCCTGGACGGTAGCGGTGCCCCTGCAGGGGCTGAGCGGGTGGAGCTACTGCGTCGAGCGTTCGAGCCTCGGGTTACCCCCATCCACAACCTGTTCTTCTTCACTTCGAAGGAACAGCGCGATCAGGGCTGGAAGATCATCAGTAAGGTTGCGGACGAGCTTGGGAAGCTTGACCTACTAGCGGCGGATCTGGACCGGGTGGCGGAGAAGCACTACATCCCTGCGCCTTTCGGCCTGTACCTTGCGGTAGGCCGGGTGGACGAGGAAATTGCCTCGGAAGAGCTCCTGGACGGTTACGACGGGCCAGAGCCTTTTGCCGTCGAGTGTCAGGCTGAGTACCTTGCCCTGTGCGCCATCTGCAATCGCCTTGCGCGCAGCGAGATGCGCGGCATGAACATGGAATCTGCTCAGCCAGGATTGCTTAAAAATCTTGCCGACAACCCCAACTGGGCCATACGAGGCTTCCGAGGTACCGGCGCTTACGACGATACTGCTGCCTTCGAGCAGCAGGACCTGTTCCGCTTCCTTACCGGGGACGAGCGAGGGGATAGCCAGGTCCTTTACACAGGTACCGCCAGCCCGCAAGTAGCGAACCGCTGGAAGGCGTTTCGGCAGGAGATTCGACAAAGCCTTGCCGGCAACCATGAGTGGGAGTCACTGGTGGAGAGCTGGCTAGACGAAGTGAGCCCAAAGGTCGGTGACGGAGACATCGGGCTGCACGTCTACAACCCGTGTGACCTCCTGCAAGTAATCATCCACGGCTGGCCCGACCGGATAGAGGAGCTTCTGCCGATGGTCATGGGTGAAGCTGTACCCCGGCACGGTCTGCGCAGTTCGGTGCGCGGTGCCCTTTGTTGGAACGGGCGAGGCATGTCGCTCCCTGATGCAGTACGGCTCGTGTATCGAGACCCCTTGTTCCTCATGAGCAACACGTACGCGGGGACGGTGTGGGAACGCGACCGCGAGCTCTTGGATCTCCTCGGGCTGCACTACGTACTCCTGGAAAGTATCGGCCCCGCCCGGTCTGAGGCATCTGAATCCGACGAGCACCGCATCTGGGTGCAGCACCAGCAGGGTGCTCGAGTCTATTCCTCGGCCTCGAATCCTCGCGAGTACAGACAGGCGTTTGCCAGCATCGCGGCTGATGGTGAGATCGTCTCAGTTGGGCAGTACATCGTCAGGCACTCCCGCGAGGCGGAGATCGTGGCCAGGGAGTACCGCGCTTTCGTCCATGCCATGTAG
- a CDS encoding tyrosine-type recombinase/integrase — translation MDKQTRVRVDPARGAVTLSAWAEEWLERRVIGEATRCNYEGFVRNHLVPSLGRKPLAGLARRDFEKFVKDIYRGGAGLAASTVNDRMVLVAAIMEAALVDKRITENPARGIRISRRDAVTADEDAVPTPTEVDLIAAHITPQFRLAVYLQSGTGQRPSEALAFSTECRRSGFVRVRWQVSAKAHHEDCMAPFVPLKHRLDKEYRDIPTALFVEQEIDAHLRRWKPVPVVFTGQKGKRMRLETFFAPRQPGAVVMPSIASYGYQFKKACLLAGLVDLDGKAKYTPRSLRHFFASTALANGVPIHEVSCWLGHRSVKTTVDIYGNPQELHQTGEKLQVARSGQGPTRTLPSCNLAA, via the coding sequence ATGGACAAGCAGACTCGCGTGCGCGTCGATCCTGCCCGCGGTGCTGTGACCTTGTCGGCCTGGGCCGAGGAGTGGCTTGAGCGACGAGTCATCGGTGAGGCGACCCGCTGTAACTACGAAGGGTTCGTTCGCAACCATCTCGTGCCGAGCCTTGGTCGTAAGCCGTTGGCAGGGTTGGCGCGGCGGGACTTTGAGAAGTTCGTCAAGGACATCTACCGAGGCGGTGCGGGGCTGGCTGCATCGACAGTGAACGACCGCATGGTCCTGGTGGCTGCCATCATGGAGGCGGCCCTTGTCGACAAGCGCATCACGGAGAACCCTGCCCGAGGCATCCGGATATCCCGTAGGGATGCTGTGACAGCGGACGAGGACGCAGTGCCGACGCCGACCGAGGTGGATCTGATCGCCGCGCACATCACGCCACAGTTCCGCCTCGCCGTCTACCTTCAGTCCGGCACAGGGCAGCGACCAAGCGAGGCCCTGGCCTTCTCCACCGAGTGCAGGCGGTCTGGCTTCGTCAGAGTCCGATGGCAGGTCAGCGCCAAGGCGCACCACGAGGACTGCATGGCACCCTTCGTCCCCCTCAAGCATCGACTGGATAAGGAGTACCGAGACATCCCAACCGCCCTGTTTGTCGAGCAGGAGATCGATGCTCATCTCCGCAGGTGGAAGCCGGTGCCTGTGGTTTTTACCGGGCAAAAGGGCAAACGGATGCGACTCGAGACCTTCTTTGCCCCGCGTCAGCCTGGCGCCGTGGTGATGCCGTCCATCGCGTCCTACGGCTACCAATTCAAGAAGGCATGCCTCCTGGCCGGCCTGGTCGATCTGGACGGCAAGGCCAAGTACACGCCTCGCAGCCTGCGGCACTTCTTCGCCTCCACCGCCCTGGCCAACGGTGTGCCGATCCACGAGGTGTCATGCTGGCTCGGGCACCGTTCGGTCAAGACGACGGTCGATATCTACGGGAACCCTCAGGAATTGCATCAGACGGGCGAGAAGTTGCAGGTCGCGAGGTCAGGGCAGGGTCCGACGAGGACTCTACCCTCCTGCAACTTGGCGGCTTGA
- a CDS encoding tyrosine-type recombinase/integrase encodes MGLQRRADLAGAAHLELVSGVAQLRPQDAMVEAMVRGWRAQQAARGLREDTVTARERLVRRFLEHTNEYPWAWTPGHVDEWSLWLTSEKHLAPSTIRSYQGSLRLFSEFLIDGRYGWSMACEDAFGTHPVAICHEWNTIAHLNDYEGRPEARPFTREEIQRFLDYADDQVERAVRAKRKGALAAYRDATLFKGIYGWGLRRTETSKLDVVDFGRNAKAPQFGRYGTLNVRYGKAKKGQPPRRRNVLSVMDWAVDAVADYVENVRPRFGCEDHPALWVTERGGRVKPAEINARFVAYRDALKLPKALTVHSARHSYVTHLTEDGVDRRFLQQQVGHENDSSTAIYTHVSDDFMNTMLHRALAPALAPFPANKDR; translated from the coding sequence GTGGGTCTACAGCGACGCGCCGACCTGGCGGGGGCAGCTCACCTGGAACTGGTCTCCGGGGTGGCCCAGCTGCGTCCGCAGGACGCGATGGTCGAAGCCATGGTGCGGGGCTGGCGGGCCCAACAAGCCGCTCGCGGGCTCCGTGAGGACACGGTCACCGCCCGGGAACGGCTCGTACGGCGGTTTCTGGAGCACACCAACGAATATCCGTGGGCCTGGACGCCCGGCCACGTGGACGAGTGGTCACTGTGGCTGACCAGCGAGAAGCACCTCGCGCCGTCCACGATCCGCAGCTATCAGGGCAGCCTGCGCCTGTTCAGCGAGTTCTTGATCGACGGCCGCTACGGCTGGTCGATGGCCTGCGAGGACGCCTTCGGCACTCACCCCGTGGCCATCTGCCACGAGTGGAACACCATCGCCCACCTCAACGACTACGAGGGGCGCCCCGAGGCGAGGCCGTTCACCCGCGAGGAGATCCAACGCTTCCTCGACTACGCCGACGACCAGGTAGAACGGGCGGTACGGGCCAAGCGCAAGGGAGCCCTCGCCGCCTACCGCGATGCCACCCTCTTCAAGGGCATCTATGGGTGGGGTCTGCGCCGGACGGAGACATCGAAGCTGGATGTGGTCGACTTCGGGCGGAACGCGAAGGCACCGCAGTTCGGCCGGTACGGCACCCTCAACGTCCGCTACGGCAAAGCGAAGAAGGGGCAGCCGCCGCGCCGTCGGAACGTGTTGTCGGTGATGGATTGGGCGGTAGACGCGGTCGCCGACTACGTGGAGAACGTACGGCCGCGGTTCGGCTGCGAGGATCACCCCGCCTTGTGGGTGACCGAGCGGGGCGGCCGGGTCAAGCCGGCGGAGATCAACGCCCGGTTCGTCGCCTACCGCGACGCGCTGAAGCTCCCGAAGGCGCTGACTGTCCACTCCGCTCGCCACTCCTACGTAACCCACCTCACAGAGGACGGGGTTGACCGCCGGTTTCTCCAGCAGCAAGTCGGTCACGAGAATGACAGCTCCACCGCTATCTACACCCACGTCAGCGACGACTTCATGAACACCATGCTCCACAGGGCACTTGCGCCCGCGCTCGCCCCGTTCCCCGCAAACAAGGATCGCTGA
- a CDS encoding helix-turn-helix domain-containing protein, with product MAAKLDYHWHLRKIMADRGLFSTTDLIPLLDKRGITLSSSQVYRLVVERPERLSLKILMALLDILNCTMDDLIEPTAAAGAGTATRTRKAVGAEAGVGDLRPKRARIRGFERP from the coding sequence ATGGCCGCGAAGCTCGACTACCACTGGCACTTGCGCAAGATCATGGCCGACCGAGGGCTCTTCTCCACCACCGACCTCATCCCGCTACTGGACAAACGGGGCATCACCCTGTCGTCCAGCCAGGTCTACCGGCTCGTCGTCGAGCGCCCCGAGCGGCTCAGCCTGAAGATCCTCATGGCCCTGCTCGACATCCTCAACTGCACCATGGACGACCTCATCGAGCCGACCGCCGCGGCGGGTGCCGGAACCGCTACCCGAACAAGGAAGGCTGTCGGTGCCGAGGCAGGCGTCGGTGACCTGCGACCCAAGCGAGCCCGCATCCGCGGTTTCGAGCGGCCGTGA
- a CDS encoding GNAT family N-acetyltransferase — protein MVAPLDVPRLVAGDSFVLRSWELGDLPLVREASSDDYIPLITTVPSVYSQEAGEAFVQRQWERASTGSGYPFVIVRVADGRSLGTVGLWLRELNEGRASLGYWVVGSARGQGVAAEALRAVTAWALGDLQIPRLQLYVEPWNAASQRTAERVGFQREGLLRSWQQVGEERRDMIMYSMLGTDLSSPAAC, from the coding sequence ATGGTTGCCCCTTTGGACGTCCCGCGCCTGGTTGCAGGCGACAGTTTCGTGCTCCGCTCCTGGGAGCTCGGTGATCTGCCTCTCGTCCGGGAGGCGTCGAGCGACGACTACATCCCGTTGATCACGACCGTTCCGTCGGTGTACTCGCAGGAAGCGGGCGAAGCCTTCGTTCAACGGCAGTGGGAGCGGGCGTCCACTGGCAGTGGGTATCCGTTCGTCATCGTGCGGGTTGCGGACGGCCGATCGCTCGGGACGGTCGGCCTGTGGCTGAGAGAGTTGAACGAGGGCCGCGCGTCGCTGGGCTATTGGGTGGTCGGCTCGGCTCGTGGCCAGGGGGTTGCTGCGGAAGCCCTTCGAGCGGTCACCGCCTGGGCCCTCGGTGACCTGCAGATTCCTCGTCTTCAGCTGTATGTCGAGCCGTGGAATGCCGCCTCGCAGCGGACGGCTGAGCGCGTGGGCTTCCAGCGTGAGGGTCTGCTTCGCAGCTGGCAGCAGGTGGGTGAGGAGCGTCGGGACATGATCATGTATTCGATGCTGGGGACTGATCTGTCCTCACCGGCCGCTTGCTGA
- a CDS encoding type II toxin-antitoxin system RelE family toxin, with protein sequence MSEYRTVFRPEAQAELRKIPRETALRILAKLTELESDPLGINTTALVSEPDRRRLRVGDYRVVYTIDNGELVIWVVHVGHRSTVYST encoded by the coding sequence GTGAGTGAGTACCGAACCGTCTTCCGCCCCGAGGCACAGGCCGAGCTTCGAAAGATCCCGCGCGAGACGGCGCTGCGCATCCTGGCCAAGCTGACCGAGCTGGAAAGCGACCCACTCGGTATCAACACCACCGCACTCGTGTCCGAGCCGGATCGTCGGCGCCTACGGGTGGGCGACTACCGCGTCGTCTACACGATCGACAACGGAGAACTGGTGATCTGGGTCGTTCACGTGGGGCACCGGTCCACCGTTTACAGCACCTGA
- a CDS encoding type II toxin-antitoxin system Phd/YefM family antitoxin — protein sequence MTQPLPIESIRDVRAHLAEVVERADRDDIPTVITRRGKEVAAVVSIEVLRKYQEWEEREINRIIDERMASSAPGIPIEDIMRETLARSE from the coding sequence ATGACACAGCCGCTGCCCATAGAGAGCATCCGCGACGTGCGCGCGCATTTGGCGGAGGTCGTGGAGCGCGCCGACCGCGACGACATACCCACGGTGATCACGCGCCGCGGCAAGGAAGTCGCCGCTGTCGTCTCCATCGAGGTGCTGCGCAAGTACCAGGAGTGGGAAGAGCGCGAGATCAATCGGATCATCGACGAGCGCATGGCCAGCTCCGCACCCGGCATCCCGATCGAGGACATCATGAGGGAGACGCTGGCGCGCAGTGAGTGA
- a CDS encoding serpin family protein, giving the protein MSGAGIRAVNALTVRWARTVAADDGTVFSAAGVWPLLAFLADGAGGRARAELSEALGVPAEVAASAARELLTDMASVTGLDAALGLWTQQSLRLRDDWRAGLPAGTYGTFGDDLLTAQERLDAWAAERTGGLVERMPLKLTRDAQLLLASALALRTTWRQPFTELPLRPEHGPWRGRTLLGLFRRSVRPDRVGVAATPAGHVTALTVPGDNGIDVHLVLGEEGMTPGQVITAGVGLVERTLPATEGGRLPLGHVGPGLYVEQRPSASPEPIALEVRTVAYEVRADHDLLADPPLFGLPTTPQAHFPGIADAPLTIGAARQSAVAQFSAKGFRAGAVTAVTATPGSAPLPPSHTTTVLTLTYDRPFAFLTTTRSPRLLLTSGWVASPVPYPAMHLRPASTS; this is encoded by the coding sequence ATGAGCGGCGCCGGTATACGGGCGGTGAACGCCCTCACCGTGCGGTGGGCGCGGACGGTCGCGGCGGACGACGGGACGGTGTTCTCGGCGGCCGGGGTGTGGCCGCTGCTGGCCTTCCTGGCGGACGGCGCGGGCGGGCGGGCACGGGCGGAGCTGTCGGAGGCACTGGGCGTCCCGGCGGAGGTGGCGGCCTCGGCGGCGCGCGAACTCCTCACCGACATGGCCTCGGTGACCGGCCTGGACGCGGCCCTCGGCCTCTGGACCCAGCAGTCGCTGCGACTCCGGGACGACTGGCGCGCCGGGCTGCCGGCGGGCACGTACGGCACGTTCGGGGACGATCTGCTCACCGCGCAGGAACGCCTGGACGCGTGGGCGGCCGAGCGCACCGGCGGCCTGGTCGAGCGGATGCCGCTGAAGCTGACCCGGGACGCGCAACTGCTGCTGGCCAGCGCCCTCGCCCTGCGCACGACCTGGCGCCAGCCCTTCACCGAGCTGCCGCTGCGCCCGGAGCACGGGCCGTGGCGCGGCCGTACGCTGCTCGGCCTGTTCCGCAGGTCGGTACGGCCGGACCGGGTGGGCGTGGCCGCGACCCCGGCCGGCCATGTCACCGCGCTGACCGTCCCCGGGGACAACGGCATCGATGTCCACCTCGTCCTCGGCGAGGAGGGCATGACACCGGGTCAGGTCATCACGGCCGGCGTGGGCCTGGTCGAGCGCACGCTCCCGGCCACCGAGGGCGGCCGCCTCCCCCTGGGCCACGTGGGCCCTGGCCTGTACGTGGAGCAACGCCCGTCCGCGAGCCCGGAGCCGATCGCCCTGGAGGTGCGCACGGTGGCGTACGAGGTCCGCGCCGACCACGACCTCCTGGCCGACCCACCCCTCTTCGGCCTCCCGACCACCCCGCAAGCCCACTTCCCCGGCATCGCGGACGCCCCCCTGACGATCGGCGCGGCCCGCCAGTCGGCGGTGGCCCAGTTCAGCGCGAAGGGCTTCCGAGCGGGAGCGGTGACGGCGGTGACGGCCACCCCGGGCTCCGCCCCCCTACCCCCCTCCCACACCACCACGGTCCTCACCCTCACCTACGACCGCCCCTTCGCCTTCCTCACCACCACCCGCTCCCCCCGCCTCCTGCTCACATCGGGCTGGGTGGCGAGCCCCGTTCCCTACCCGGCGATGCACCTCCGCCCTGCGAGCACGTCATGA
- a CDS encoding DUF4190 domain-containing protein: MSISPAREPGDPQGPQSPYGSPSPYWTPAPPTPTNPFAIASLVTGILCCVPGVGLLLGVVALLQIRKRGQRGLAAAVVGSTLSGIALVTTVLLLTTGAPGWIWRNVKDGVRESANLSLAKGDCFDTDDGRLKDAVYGVRTVPCAGAHEGEVFGTFTLADGPYPGEKAVRDAAERCVDQRQFYAMDEWAVPQYVDAVDLSPSRETWAFGDRTVTCVFSGVTGHGTLTGSLRADQTTLNAHQIAFLDAARTLNDAMGTAPDAVDVEDDLPGHKAWARRVSTVLADGAHALRAHAWPATARAPLAALTARMDKARAQWDQAARAGDADAFYLPYDAGLTLIEPRAVVPARKALKLATTPPGGGAEV; encoded by the coding sequence GTGTCCATATCCCCTGCCCGCGAACCCGGCGACCCCCAGGGCCCGCAGAGCCCTTACGGAAGCCCCAGCCCCTACTGGACACCCGCACCGCCCACCCCCACCAACCCCTTCGCCATCGCCTCCCTCGTCACCGGCATCCTCTGCTGCGTCCCCGGCGTCGGCCTGCTCCTCGGTGTCGTCGCCCTGCTCCAGATCCGCAAGCGGGGCCAGCGCGGCCTGGCCGCGGCCGTCGTCGGGAGCACGCTTTCCGGGATCGCCCTGGTGACCACGGTCCTGCTGCTCACCACCGGCGCCCCCGGCTGGATATGGCGGAACGTCAAGGACGGCGTGCGCGAGAGCGCGAACCTCTCGCTGGCCAAGGGCGACTGCTTCGACACCGACGACGGCCGGCTGAAGGACGCCGTCTACGGCGTGCGCACGGTGCCCTGCGCGGGCGCCCACGAGGGCGAGGTCTTCGGCACCTTCACCCTCGCGGACGGTCCCTACCCCGGCGAGAAGGCCGTACGGGACGCCGCCGAGCGCTGCGTGGACCAGCGGCAGTTCTACGCGATGGACGAGTGGGCCGTCCCCCAGTACGTCGACGCCGTCGATCTGTCGCCCTCCAGGGAGACCTGGGCCTTCGGCGACCGCACGGTCACCTGCGTGTTCAGCGGCGTCACCGGGCACGGCACCCTCACCGGCTCGCTCCGCGCCGACCAGACCACCCTGAACGCCCACCAGATCGCCTTCCTGGACGCCGCCCGGACCCTGAACGACGCCATGGGGACCGCCCCCGACGCCGTCGACGTCGAGGACGACCTGCCCGGCCACAAGGCGTGGGCCCGCCGCGTCTCCACCGTCCTGGCCGACGGGGCGCACGCCCTGCGCGCCCACGCGTGGCCCGCCACCGCCCGCGCGCCCCTGGCCGCGCTGACCGCGCGCATGGACAAGGCCCGTGCCCAATGGGACCAGGCGGCCCGCGCCGGGGACGCCGACGCGTTCTACCTGCCGTACGACGCCGGGCTCACCCTGATCGAGCCGCGCGCCGTCGTCCCCGCCCGCAAGGCCCTGAAGCTGGCGACCACCCCGCCCGGCGGCGGCGCCGAGGTGTGA
- a CDS encoding GntR family transcriptional regulator, producing MTFGEQPAYLRVAGDLRQKIVDGSLPPHTRLPSQARIREEYGVSDTVALEARKVLMAEGLVEGRSGSGTYVRERPVPRSVARSGYRPQGGATPFRQEQADATARGTWESSSERAEAGAGVAERLGIKPGERVMRTKYLFRDAGEPMMLSTSWEPLAVTGRTPVMLPEEGPLGGMGVVERMRAIDVIVDNVTEEVGARPGLAEELLLLGGVPGHVVLVIQRTYYASGRPVETADVVIPADRYQVAYHLSVR from the coding sequence GTGACATTCGGTGAGCAGCCGGCGTACCTGCGTGTGGCGGGTGATCTCCGCCAGAAGATCGTCGACGGTTCACTGCCGCCTCATACCCGCCTCCCGTCGCAGGCCCGCATCCGCGAGGAGTACGGCGTCTCGGACACGGTCGCGCTGGAGGCCCGCAAGGTGCTGATGGCCGAGGGGCTGGTCGAGGGGCGGTCCGGCTCGGGGACGTATGTGCGCGAGCGTCCGGTGCCGCGCAGTGTGGCGCGCTCGGGCTACCGCCCCCAGGGGGGCGCCACCCCCTTCCGGCAGGAGCAGGCCGACGCCACCGCGCGCGGCACCTGGGAGTCCAGCAGCGAGCGCGCCGAGGCCGGCGCCGGCGTCGCAGAGCGGCTCGGGATCAAGCCGGGCGAGCGCGTGATGCGTACCAAGTACCTGTTCCGGGACGCCGGGGAGCCGATGATGCTCTCCACCTCCTGGGAGCCGCTCGCCGTGACCGGCCGCACCCCGGTCATGCTGCCCGAGGAGGGCCCGTTGGGCGGGATGGGCGTGGTCGAGCGGATGCGCGCGATCGACGTGATCGTGGACAACGTCACCGAGGAGGTCGGCGCCCGCCCCGGCCTCGCGGAGGAACTCCTGCTGCTCGGTGGCGTTCCCGGCCATGTCGTCCTCGTCATCCAGCGCACCTACTACGCCTCGGGCCGCCCGGTGGAGACCGCCGACGTGGTCATCCCGGCCGACCGCTATCAGGTCGCGTACCACCTCTCCGTGCGGTAG
- a CDS encoding SPOR domain-containing protein, which yields MNEGAVILPWLVIRQDDNGNRYRVGRYATRAEAQKIADSLDGHGHKQLYSVERVSQHGESTRN from the coding sequence ATGAACGAGGGTGCGGTCATTCTGCCCTGGCTCGTCATACGGCAGGACGACAACGGCAATCGCTACCGGGTCGGCCGGTACGCGACGCGGGCGGAGGCCCAGAAGATCGCCGACAGTCTCGACGGCCACGGGCACAAGCAGCTCTACAGCGTGGAGCGCGTGAGCCAGCACGGCGAGAGCACGCGCAACTGA
- a CDS encoding (deoxy)nucleoside triphosphate pyrophosphohydrolase encodes MTERIVVVGAALLDGDRLLAARRSAPPELAGRWELPGGKVEPGERPDDALVRELREELGIEAEAVERVPGEWPLKNPYVLWVWTARLRPGSPGPEALQDHDELRWLTPGHLWDVPWLDQDVPAVREIAARLGAQAR; translated from the coding sequence ATGACCGAACGGATCGTGGTGGTGGGAGCCGCCCTGCTCGACGGGGACCGGCTGCTCGCCGCGCGGCGCAGCGCGCCCCCGGAGCTGGCCGGGCGCTGGGAGCTGCCCGGCGGCAAGGTCGAGCCCGGCGAGCGGCCCGATGACGCCCTCGTGCGCGAACTGCGCGAGGAACTCGGCATCGAGGCCGAGGCGGTCGAACGCGTGCCGGGGGAGTGGCCCCTGAAGAACCCTTACGTGCTGTGGGTGTGGACCGCCCGGCTCCGTCCGGGTTCCCCCGGACCCGAGGCCCTCCAGGACCACGACGAACTGCGCTGGCTCACCCCCGGTCACCTCTGGGACGTGCCCTGGCTCGACCAGGACGTCCCGGCCGTCCGCGAGATCGCCGCACGCCTCGGCGCGCAGGCGCGCTGA
- a CDS encoding ATP-binding protein, which translates to MGPLAWEVIGVFDTEGDCAEWTFPSEPGAVRAARAAVRGQLGRWHLESLADLTALLVSELVTNSLRHADGPIGLRLVRPAGLGGVLRVEVSDQVPDPPRERTARPEDESGRGVALVAGSSARWGTRPGGNGKTVWFELAIPE; encoded by the coding sequence GTGGGCCCGCTTGCCTGGGAAGTGATCGGCGTGTTCGACACCGAGGGCGACTGCGCCGAGTGGACGTTCCCCTCGGAACCCGGCGCGGTGCGCGCGGCCCGTGCCGCTGTCCGGGGCCAGTTGGGCCGCTGGCATCTGGAGTCCCTGGCCGATCTGACGGCGCTGCTGGTCAGCGAGCTGGTGACCAACTCCCTGCGGCACGCGGACGGCCCGATCGGACTGCGCCTGGTGCGGCCGGCGGGGCTCGGCGGGGTGCTGCGGGTGGAGGTCTCCGACCAGGTGCCGGACCCGCCGCGCGAGCGGACCGCGCGGCCCGAGGACGAGAGCGGGCGCGGGGTGGCGCTCGTCGCCGGTTCCTCCGCCCGCTGGGGCACCCGGCCCGGCGGGAACGGCAAGACCGTCTGGTTCGAACTGGCCATCCCCGAATGA